A single window of Bacteroidota bacterium DNA harbors:
- a CDS encoding T9SS type A sorting domain-containing protein, with amino-acid sequence MKNQYLLKFLRKLPLLALIFACISVPVFGQGVWMQKTDFGGTKRSKAVGFSILSKGYIGLGKTGSSNYKDDFWEYNPVSDSWAQAAVFPGNTRSNAVSFTIGSSAYVGTGAASNGTPTNELYQYNQLTNSWNKKADLPYSADSATGFAIDNKGYIGIGSGSAGAVDDFYKYDPVTDSWSAIKKFPFNALGAFGFAINNKGYVCTIDSSNNFWEYSPVEDTWNKMANFPGETNSNNTVFVLNNKAYAATSTNEFWQYDPVSNSWSQMSDFDGAARRSAVGFSIGSTGYIGTGISSSSTYKNDFWAFARKDTFNADFSLTNSCFGIPVIFVDNSTSTDSTNIVSWEWNFGDGNSSINQFPNYDYPVFGNYMVKLIITDNLQNKDTIEKPIAIHEKPATEFTFSFIDSLKVSFVNNTVGAGEYYWQFGDGSISTSVNVLHSYATKGIYEVCLSGYNFNGCEGKICKLVDLNTVGMETIKNKEYAFNIYPNPATDHIFLSGEVKGNEKTKIQLIDALGKIMFSKNIENAENFIEPIDIKNLNAGFYLIQIQTGDQFTRKKLIVK; translated from the coding sequence ACTAAAAGAAGTAAAGCAGTAGGATTTTCAATTCTTTCTAAAGGTTATATTGGCCTTGGCAAAACAGGTTCAAGTAATTATAAAGATGATTTTTGGGAATACAATCCTGTTTCTGATAGCTGGGCACAAGCAGCTGTTTTTCCTGGGAACACAAGATCAAATGCAGTTAGTTTTACCATCGGTTCTTCCGCTTATGTTGGAACTGGGGCTGCTAGCAATGGGACGCCTACAAATGAACTATACCAATACAACCAGTTAACAAACTCCTGGAATAAAAAAGCTGACTTACCCTACTCAGCAGATAGTGCTACAGGTTTTGCTATTGACAATAAAGGATATATCGGAATAGGATCCGGGTCAGCCGGAGCTGTTGACGATTTTTATAAATATGATCCTGTAACTGATTCCTGGTCTGCCATTAAAAAATTCCCTTTCAATGCTTTAGGGGCTTTTGGTTTTGCAATCAATAACAAAGGGTATGTATGTACAATTGATTCTTCAAATAATTTTTGGGAATATAGCCCTGTAGAGGATACCTGGAATAAAATGGCTAATTTCCCTGGGGAAACAAATAGTAATAATACTGTTTTCGTCCTAAATAATAAAGCCTATGCTGCTACTTCAACAAATGAATTTTGGCAATATGATCCTGTTTCTAATTCATGGTCACAAATGTCAGATTTTGATGGTGCTGCACGAAGATCTGCAGTTGGGTTTTCAATTGGAAGTACTGGGTATATTGGAACAGGTATATCCTCTTCATCTACTTACAAGAATGATTTCTGGGCCTTTGCCAGAAAAGATACCTTTAATGCTGATTTTAGTTTAACCAATTCCTGTTTCGGCATTCCTGTAATTTTTGTCGATAACTCAACTTCAACCGATAGTACCAACATTGTTAGCTGGGAATGGAATTTTGGAGATGGAAATTCTTCAATAAATCAATTTCCCAATTATGATTATCCTGTTTTTGGAAATTATATGGTAAAACTTATTATTACCGATAATCTTCAAAACAAGGATACTATTGAAAAACCAATTGCTATACATGAAAAGCCTGCAACAGAATTTACCTTTTCCTTTATTGATAGCCTTAAAGTTAGTTTTGTGAATAATACCGTTGGTGCCGGGGAATATTACTGGCAGTTTGGTGATGGTTCTATAAGTACCAGCGTTAATGTTTTGCATTCTTATGCAACAAAAGGAATTTATGAAGTATGCCTTTCCGGATATAATTTTAACGGATGCGAGGGGAAAATTTGTAAACTTGTCGACCTGAATACTGTTGGAATGGAAACAATTAAAAATAAAGAATATGCATTCAATATTTATCCAAACCCTGCAACAGATCACATTTTCCTTTCAGGAGAGGTAAAGGGAAATGAAAAAACAAAAATACAACTTATTGATGCTTTGGGGAAAATAATGTTTTCAAAAAATATTGAAAATGCGGAAAATTTCATCGAACCAATTGACATTAAAAATCTAAATGCTGGATTTTATTTAATACAAATACAAACTGGAGATCAGTTTACAAGAAAAAAATTAATTGTTAAATAA
- a CDS encoding urocanate hydratase, producing MQKTRRILYISPIMEGFSKKDKFDPDDFYHSPEGYIVFTEKYLLKRAYCCKNGCRHCPYGFTLKRTTMETINNISQKEISKSAFNAAVLKGIPDELPTLKPFDASLNHAPKRKDILSKEEKKLAVKNALRYFDEKHHPVLAPEFAKELNTYGRIYMYRFRPDYKIHARSINDYPHNSKQAAAIMLMLSNNLDYAVAQHPHELITYGGNGSVFQNWAQYLLTMQYLAQMTDEQTLVLYSGHPMGLFPSNIDAPRVVVTNGMMIPNYSKPDDWERFNALGVTQYGQMTAGSFMYIGPQGIVHGTTITVLNAGRRMKLGNEGLAGRIFVSSGLGGMSGAQPKAGVIAGAVSVIAEVNPKATKVRHEQGWVDEVYQDLDKLIARIEIARKAKEAVSLSYQGNIVDLWEKFAAEKVKIELGSDQTSLHNPYSGGYYPAGLSYEQSNEMMANNPEEFKKQVQKSLIRHVNAVKQMVSNGMYFWDYGNAFLLEASRAGADVLKSDGTFIYPSYVQDILGPLCFDYGFGPFRWVCTSSDPKDLKITDKIAEEVILEMLITAPDEIKQQLNDNLIWIRKAEENKLVVGSQARILYADSEGRIKIASAFNKAIKDGKISAPVVLGRDHHDVSGTDSPYRETSNIYDGSQFTADMAIHNVIGDSFRGATWVSVHNGGGVGWGEVINGGFGLVLDGSDNAFKKLQSMLFWDVNNGISRRSWARNKEAMFAIKRAMQAEPLLKVTIPSIPDDELLKNLF from the coding sequence ATGCAAAAAACAAGGCGAATTTTGTATATTTCCCCCATTATGGAAGGATTTTCAAAAAAAGATAAATTCGATCCCGATGATTTTTATCATTCACCGGAAGGATATATTGTCTTTACTGAAAAATATTTATTAAAAAGAGCATATTGCTGTAAAAATGGATGCAGGCACTGTCCCTATGGCTTTACTTTAAAAAGAACAACAATGGAAACAATAAATAATATTTCTCAAAAAGAAATTTCCAAGTCAGCTTTTAACGCTGCTGTTTTAAAGGGAATTCCTGATGAACTGCCCACATTAAAACCTTTTGATGCTTCCCTAAATCATGCCCCTAAAAGGAAGGATATTTTATCTAAGGAAGAAAAAAAACTTGCTGTAAAAAATGCGCTGAGGTATTTTGATGAAAAACATCACCCTGTTCTTGCACCTGAGTTTGCAAAGGAATTAAACACTTACGGACGCATTTATATGTACAGGTTCAGGCCTGATTATAAAATACACGCAAGAAGTATAAATGATTATCCACATAATTCAAAACAGGCTGCAGCAATAATGCTAATGCTAAGCAACAATCTTGATTATGCAGTAGCCCAACATCCTCATGAATTAATTACTTATGGAGGAAATGGTTCTGTTTTTCAAAACTGGGCCCAATACCTGCTTACAATGCAATATCTTGCCCAAATGACAGATGAACAAACCCTGGTTTTGTATTCAGGGCATCCCATGGGATTGTTCCCTTCAAACATTGATGCCCCAAGAGTGGTTGTAACGAATGGTATGATGATACCCAATTATTCAAAACCAGATGATTGGGAACGTTTTAACGCATTAGGTGTTACCCAATATGGACAAATGACTGCCGGTTCTTTTATGTATATTGGGCCTCAAGGCATTGTTCATGGAACTACCATCACAGTTCTTAATGCAGGAAGAAGAATGAAACTAGGCAATGAAGGGCTTGCAGGAAGAATTTTTGTTTCCTCTGGTTTGGGAGGAATGTCTGGAGCTCAACCCAAGGCTGGGGTTATTGCCGGAGCTGTGTCGGTAATTGCCGAGGTAAATCCCAAAGCAACTAAAGTAAGACATGAACAGGGTTGGGTAGATGAGGTTTACCAGGATTTGGACAAGCTTATTGCAAGAATTGAAATAGCGCGTAAAGCCAAAGAGGCTGTTTCCCTGTCCTATCAAGGAAATATTGTAGATTTATGGGAGAAATTTGCCGCTGAAAAAGTTAAAATAGAATTAGGCTCTGATCAAACATCACTTCATAACCCTTATTCAGGTGGATATTATCCTGCAGGATTGTCTTATGAACAATCAAATGAAATGATGGCCAATAATCCGGAAGAATTTAAAAAACAGGTGCAAAAATCATTAATAAGGCATGTAAATGCAGTAAAGCAAATGGTGTCAAATGGAATGTATTTCTGGGATTATGGAAATGCTTTTCTATTGGAAGCTTCCCGTGCTGGTGCCGATGTGCTAAAATCAGATGGCACTTTTATTTATCCTTCTTATGTTCAGGATATTTTAGGCCCACTCTGTTTTGATTATGGTTTTGGTCCTTTTAGGTGGGTATGTACATCTTCCGACCCTAAAGATTTAAAAATTACAGATAAAATAGCTGAAGAGGTAATTTTAGAAATGCTTATTACAGCCCCTGATGAAATTAAACAGCAGCTTAACGACAATTTAATTTGGATAAGAAAGGCAGAGGAAAACAAACTGGTGGTTGGTTCCCAGGCAAGAATTTTATATGCGGATAGTGAAGGCAGGATAAAAATTGCATCGGCCTTTAATAAGGCTATTAAAGATGGAAAAATTTCTGCTCCTGTTGTTCTTGGCAGGGATCATCATGATGTTTCAGGTACAGATTCACCCTACCGCGAAACGTCCAATATTTATGATGGTTCCCAATTTACTGCCGATATGGCTATTCACAATGTTATTGGCGATTCTTTCAGGGGCGCAACATGGGTTTCTGTTCATAATGGCGGAGGTGTTGGATGGGGAGAGGTCATCAATGGAGGTTTTGGCCTTGTTCTTGATGGGAGCGATAATGCATTTAAGAAATTACAGTCTATGCTCTTTTGGGATGTTAACAATGGCATTTCACGCAGGAGCTGGGCCAGGAATAAAGAAGCAATGTTTGCTATTAAAAGAGCCATGCAGGCTGAACCTTTATTAAAGGTTACAATACCAAGTATCCCTGATGATGAACTTTTAAAAAACTTATTTTAA
- a CDS encoding PD40 domain-containing protein, translating to MRKIILFGIAVVLFLPVIGQYRAKKEANANDARDNFSKGNFKGSLIEYTELLKSDPKNTTFHYRTALCYLNLNTDKSKAITHLEFVIKQAGYDKQALLELGKAYHYAYRFDEAIEILKRYKEELGKKGAAIIEADKLIAYCFNAKELIKFPQNVSFENLGKEINTEFPDYYPFVSSDENDLIFTSRRKGNIGGFETIDGYFTSDIYISKEKNGNWSKAKNMGANVNSDGDDEAVGIADEGKYLFIYSENAFEYGDILASLKKGKSYQRRELLDQNINTNALEVAGSISPDGNILLFSSDKDGGQGELDIFMSRKLPTGNWGVATNLSNLNSKYNEDFPMFSSDGKVIYFCSQGHNSMGGFDLFKSNWDEQIQEWMNPVNLGFPINTPEDNMTISFARTGTHAYISAYREDSFGDLDIYKVSFNAAEPVVTTIKGTIKAEMIIDDKKYKNFHVYKKDNILKDFPDEYHPPKESLWKFVETKKMEEKKGFIFKTILIFEKNGVELTVGPEKIPTDPAFKFKDIKNILVKIPGYVPSPELIPTIETEIVGDAFITITNKKTNEVFGTYLSQSSGKFIIIAPPAIYTIQVEAKGYNLFKDDLIIFDKASFISELQKDIILKKE from the coding sequence ATGCGTAAAATTATTTTGTTTGGAATTGCTGTCGTGTTATTCCTTCCTGTTATTGGACAATATAGAGCAAAAAAAGAGGCAAATGCAAATGACGCCAGAGACAATTTTTCCAAGGGGAATTTTAAAGGATCACTTATTGAATATACGGAATTGTTGAAGTCAGATCCTAAAAACACCACTTTTCATTATAGAACCGCCTTGTGTTATTTAAATTTAAATACCGATAAATCAAAAGCAATTACACATCTTGAATTTGTTATTAAACAAGCAGGATATGATAAACAAGCTCTGCTTGAACTTGGCAAAGCATACCATTATGCTTATAGATTTGACGAGGCTATTGAGATTTTAAAAAGATATAAAGAGGAACTTGGAAAAAAAGGTGCAGCAATCATAGAAGCAGATAAATTAATTGCCTATTGTTTTAATGCAAAAGAACTAATTAAATTCCCACAAAATGTTTCCTTTGAAAATTTGGGTAAAGAAATAAACACAGAATTTCCCGACTATTATCCTTTTGTTTCTAGTGATGAAAACGATTTGATTTTTACATCAAGACGCAAAGGAAATATTGGAGGGTTTGAAACTATTGACGGATACTTTACCTCTGATATTTATATTTCGAAAGAAAAAAATGGTAACTGGTCCAAAGCCAAGAATATGGGGGCAAATGTAAATTCAGACGGAGATGATGAAGCAGTTGGAATTGCTGATGAGGGTAAATATTTATTTATTTACTCAGAAAATGCTTTTGAATATGGAGACATCCTGGCTTCACTAAAAAAAGGAAAAAGCTATCAAAGAAGGGAATTGTTGGATCAGAATATAAATACAAATGCACTTGAGGTTGCCGGATCTATTTCCCCAGATGGAAATATACTTTTGTTTTCCAGTGATAAAGATGGTGGACAAGGAGAGTTAGATATTTTTATGTCAAGAAAATTGCCTACCGGAAATTGGGGCGTGGCAACAAATCTGTCAAACCTGAACAGCAAATACAATGAAGATTTTCCTATGTTCTCCAGCGATGGTAAAGTAATTTATTTTTGTTCCCAAGGTCACAATAGCATGGGAGGGTTTGATCTTTTTAAATCAAACTGGGATGAACAAATACAAGAATGGATGAATCCTGTTAATTTAGGTTTTCCTATAAATACCCCCGAAGATAATATGACCATTTCATTTGCTAGGACAGGTACACATGCTTATATTTCTGCTTACCGCGAAGATAGTTTTGGAGACCTGGATATTTACAAGGTGAGCTTTAATGCTGCCGAACCTGTTGTTACAACAATAAAAGGGACAATAAAAGCCGAAATGATTATTGACGACAAAAAGTATAAAAATTTTCATGTGTATAAAAAAGATAACATTTTAAAAGACTTTCCAGATGAATACCATCCACCAAAGGAAAGCTTATGGAAATTTGTAGAAACAAAAAAAATGGAGGAAAAAAAAGGTTTTATATTCAAAACCATTTTGATTTTTGAAAAAAACGGAGTTGAACTTACTGTAGGTCCTGAGAAAATTCCAACCGATCCGGCTTTTAAGTTTAAAGATATTAAGAATATACTGGTTAAAATTCCTGGTTATGTTCCCTCCCCTGAGTTAATACCTACAATAGAAACAGAAATAGTTGGGGATGCATTTATTACAATTACAAATAAAAAAACGAATGAAGTTTTTGGAACTTACCTTAGTCAATCTTCAGGAAAATTTAT
- a CDS encoding 1-aminocyclopropane-1-carboxylate deaminase/D-cysteine desulfhydrase, which translates to MLNPKPVIQEIIDYNKKFTSKLFIKRDDMIDPLVSGNKWWKLKYNILEASKTGFETILTFGGAYSNHIAATAAMGSLSGLKTIGIIRGEEPKNFNPTLDLARKNGMQLYFIGRGTYREKNNAEFIKQLEEKFGPFYLIPEGGANLNGVKGCMEILSEVEQDYDYICCAMGTGTTMAGIVLSKKPKTKALGFSALKGGDFLKENVNQFLESYIKTYSGVKKDENWEIITDYHFGGYAKVKPELLAFINAFEERTKIPLDYIYTGKMMYGIYDMGAKGFFKPEDKILVIHSGGLQGNLGFSKIVS; encoded by the coding sequence ATGCTAAATCCTAAACCTGTAATTCAGGAAATTATTGACTACAATAAAAAATTTACCTCAAAGCTATTTATAAAAAGAGATGATATGATTGACCCTCTTGTCTCAGGGAATAAATGGTGGAAATTAAAATACAATATTTTAGAAGCCAGTAAGACAGGATTTGAAACCATATTAACATTTGGTGGTGCTTATTCAAATCATATAGCTGCAACTGCAGCAATGGGAAGCCTGTCAGGATTAAAAACCATTGGTATAATTAGAGGTGAAGAGCCAAAAAACTTTAATCCTACTCTTGATTTGGCTCGAAAAAATGGGATGCAACTCTATTTTATTGGCAGAGGAACATATCGAGAAAAAAACAATGCTGAATTTATAAAGCAATTAGAAGAAAAATTTGGACCTTTTTACTTGATACCTGAAGGAGGAGCGAATTTGAACGGAGTAAAGGGCTGTATGGAAATTTTATCGGAAGTAGAACAGGATTATGATTATATCTGCTGTGCGATGGGAACAGGAACAACCATGGCAGGAATAGTTCTTTCAAAAAAACCAAAAACAAAAGCTCTGGGCTTTTCGGCACTTAAAGGCGGTGATTTTTTAAAAGAAAATGTAAATCAATTTTTAGAATCCTATATCAAAACTTATTCTGGTGTAAAAAAGGATGAAAATTGGGAAATCATTACAGATTACCACTTTGGAGGCTATGCAAAAGTAAAACCTGAATTGCTTGCTTTTATTAATGCCTTTGAAGAAAGGACAAAAATTCCACTGGATTACATATATACCGGGAAAATGATGTATGGAATATATGATATGGGAGCAAAAGGTTTTTTTAAACCCGAGGATAAAATTCTTGTTATTCATTCAGGTGGTTTACAAGGAAATTTAGGTTTCTCCAAAATTGTTTCCTAA